One window of Dendropsophus ebraccatus isolate aDenEbr1 chromosome 13, aDenEbr1.pat, whole genome shotgun sequence genomic DNA carries:
- the ZBTB42 gene encoding zinc finger and BTB domain-containing protein 42 isoform X1 — protein MKPQDPHKLWALNQPPAPGSPKAACYEGRMEFPDHSRQLLQCLSQQRHQGFLCDCTVLVGEAQFQAHRAVLASCSMYFHLFYRDQLDKRDIVHLNSDIVTAPAFSLLLQFMYEGKLEFNNLPVEDVLAAASYLHMYDIVKVCKGKLKDKELNSGEKAADDGSDLEKEDGFSDTDGPQGCMLDKEKMSTTECEKPAWKEKVSGLPGWSPDLIGVNSVSAEAVSCKTAAGKTKASVNSSSCPLSQRSANHTQPPSDGDCALDLSFKPMSGRDSLHPSYVFGQLASDSQQQGTVPLVKDEQGLLSEQEDSEAKSPKSQHVGNSAKNLMTGLGHMFTGNGNSHVREEDLYHDRDESEDDMDSSDLSTSGVLVSPGQICICPLCSKVFPSPHVLQLHLSSHFRDRDGSRIKMSPDGSVPTCTICGKTFSCMYTLKRHERTHSGEKPYTCGQCGKSFQYSHNLSRHAVVHTREKPHACKWCERRFTQSGDLYRHIRKFHCGLVKSLVV, from the exons ATGAAGCCGCAGGATCCCCACAAACTCTGGGCTTTAAACCAGCCACCAGCCCCTGGATCCCCTAAAGCAGCCT GTTATGAAGGAAGAATGGAGTTTCCAGACCATAGCCGCCAGTTGCTGCAATGTCTGAGTCAGCAGCGTCACCAGGGTTtcctgtgtgactgtactgtTTTAGTTGGGGAAGCTCAGTTCCAAGCTCACAGAGCTGTATTGGCGTCTTGCAGCATGTACTTCCATCTTTTCTACAGGGACCAGCTAGACAAAAGGGACATTGTACATCTGAACAGTGACATTGTCACGGCCCCAGCATTCAGTCTGCTGCTTCAATTCATGTACGAAGGCAAGCTGGAATTCAACAACCTCCCTGTAGAAGATGTGCTGGCAGCTGCAAGCTATCTTCACATGTATGACATTGTAAAAGTCTGCAAGGGCAAGCTTAAAGATAAAGAACTCAATTCGGGAGAGAAAGCTGCTGATGACGGGTCTGACTTGGAAAAGGAGGATGGGTTTTCCGATACGGATGGACCTCAAGGATGTATGCtagataaagaaaaaatgtctACCACTGAATGTGAGAAACCAGCCTGGAAAGAAAAGGTCAGTGGGCTTCCAGGCTGGTCCCCGGACTTGATAGGTGTCAATTCAGTTTCTGCAGAGGCTGTGTCATGCAAGACAGCAGCTGGAAAAACAAAGGCCAGTGTCAATAGTTCTTCATGCCCTTTGTCCCAGAGATCTGCTAACCATACACAGCCTCCAAGTGATGGGGATTGTGCTCTGGATTTGTCTTTCAAGCCAATGTCTGGGAGAGATTCCTTACACCCCTCCTACGTCTTTGGACAGCTGGCTTCCGACAGCCAGCAGCAGGGCACTGTGCCACTTGTTAAAGATGAACAAGGCTTGCTGTCAGAACAGGAGGACAGTGAGGCAAAGAGTCCAAAGAGTCAACATGTTGGGAATTCGGCCAAAAACCTAATGACAGGGTTAGGACACATGTTCACAGGAAATGGAAATTCTCACGTTAGGGAAGAGGACTTGTATCATGATCGAGACGAGAGCGAAGATGACATGGACTCCTCAGATCTTTCCACATCAGGTGTCCTCGTGTCTCCTGGACAGATTTGCATATGTCCTTTGTGTAGTAAAGTTTTCCCAAGTCCTCATGTCCTGCAGCTTCATCTCAGCTCTCACTTCCGAGACAGAGACGGTTCTCGGATCAAGATGTCTCCGGATGGTTCTGTTCCCACCTGTACGATATGTGGCAAAACTTTCTCGTGTATGTACACCTTAAAGAGACACGAACGTACGCACTCCGGAGAAAAGCCTTACACTTGTGGCCAGTGTGGGAAAAGTTTCCAATATTCCCATAACCTCAGCCGTCACGCGGTGGTTCACACGCGGGAAAAGCCACATGCGTGCAAGTGGTGTGAAAGACGTTTCACCCAGTCAGGTGACTTGTACAGACACATTCGTAAGTTCCACTGTGGCCTAGTCAAGTCCCTGGTGGTATAG
- the ZBTB42 gene encoding zinc finger and BTB domain-containing protein 42 isoform X2 has protein sequence MSRSILFLQRGEEGYEGRMEFPDHSRQLLQCLSQQRHQGFLCDCTVLVGEAQFQAHRAVLASCSMYFHLFYRDQLDKRDIVHLNSDIVTAPAFSLLLQFMYEGKLEFNNLPVEDVLAAASYLHMYDIVKVCKGKLKDKELNSGEKAADDGSDLEKEDGFSDTDGPQGCMLDKEKMSTTECEKPAWKEKVSGLPGWSPDLIGVNSVSAEAVSCKTAAGKTKASVNSSSCPLSQRSANHTQPPSDGDCALDLSFKPMSGRDSLHPSYVFGQLASDSQQQGTVPLVKDEQGLLSEQEDSEAKSPKSQHVGNSAKNLMTGLGHMFTGNGNSHVREEDLYHDRDESEDDMDSSDLSTSGVLVSPGQICICPLCSKVFPSPHVLQLHLSSHFRDRDGSRIKMSPDGSVPTCTICGKTFSCMYTLKRHERTHSGEKPYTCGQCGKSFQYSHNLSRHAVVHTREKPHACKWCERRFTQSGDLYRHIRKFHCGLVKSLVV, from the exons ATGAGTAGGTCAATCCTATTTTTGCAGAGgggggaagaag GTTATGAAGGAAGAATGGAGTTTCCAGACCATAGCCGCCAGTTGCTGCAATGTCTGAGTCAGCAGCGTCACCAGGGTTtcctgtgtgactgtactgtTTTAGTTGGGGAAGCTCAGTTCCAAGCTCACAGAGCTGTATTGGCGTCTTGCAGCATGTACTTCCATCTTTTCTACAGGGACCAGCTAGACAAAAGGGACATTGTACATCTGAACAGTGACATTGTCACGGCCCCAGCATTCAGTCTGCTGCTTCAATTCATGTACGAAGGCAAGCTGGAATTCAACAACCTCCCTGTAGAAGATGTGCTGGCAGCTGCAAGCTATCTTCACATGTATGACATTGTAAAAGTCTGCAAGGGCAAGCTTAAAGATAAAGAACTCAATTCGGGAGAGAAAGCTGCTGATGACGGGTCTGACTTGGAAAAGGAGGATGGGTTTTCCGATACGGATGGACCTCAAGGATGTATGCtagataaagaaaaaatgtctACCACTGAATGTGAGAAACCAGCCTGGAAAGAAAAGGTCAGTGGGCTTCCAGGCTGGTCCCCGGACTTGATAGGTGTCAATTCAGTTTCTGCAGAGGCTGTGTCATGCAAGACAGCAGCTGGAAAAACAAAGGCCAGTGTCAATAGTTCTTCATGCCCTTTGTCCCAGAGATCTGCTAACCATACACAGCCTCCAAGTGATGGGGATTGTGCTCTGGATTTGTCTTTCAAGCCAATGTCTGGGAGAGATTCCTTACACCCCTCCTACGTCTTTGGACAGCTGGCTTCCGACAGCCAGCAGCAGGGCACTGTGCCACTTGTTAAAGATGAACAAGGCTTGCTGTCAGAACAGGAGGACAGTGAGGCAAAGAGTCCAAAGAGTCAACATGTTGGGAATTCGGCCAAAAACCTAATGACAGGGTTAGGACACATGTTCACAGGAAATGGAAATTCTCACGTTAGGGAAGAGGACTTGTATCATGATCGAGACGAGAGCGAAGATGACATGGACTCCTCAGATCTTTCCACATCAGGTGTCCTCGTGTCTCCTGGACAGATTTGCATATGTCCTTTGTGTAGTAAAGTTTTCCCAAGTCCTCATGTCCTGCAGCTTCATCTCAGCTCTCACTTCCGAGACAGAGACGGTTCTCGGATCAAGATGTCTCCGGATGGTTCTGTTCCCACCTGTACGATATGTGGCAAAACTTTCTCGTGTATGTACACCTTAAAGAGACACGAACGTACGCACTCCGGAGAAAAGCCTTACACTTGTGGCCAGTGTGGGAAAAGTTTCCAATATTCCCATAACCTCAGCCGTCACGCGGTGGTTCACACGCGGGAAAAGCCACATGCGTGCAAGTGGTGTGAAAGACGTTTCACCCAGTCAGGTGACTTGTACAGACACATTCGTAAGTTCCACTGTGGCCTAGTCAAGTCCCTGGTGGTATAG